The nucleotide sequence TGTGGCGATCCTCGGGCCGTCCGGCTGCGGTAAATCTACCACGCTGTTTCTGCTGGCCGGATTGTATGCGCCGACGCAAGGGCATATTTTGTTCGACGGCCAGCGGGTGAACGGCGTGGACGCGCGCGATCGCAACGTTGGCGTGGTGTTCCAGTCTTACGCGCTGTACCCGCATCTGAGTGTGTACGACAACATCGCGTTTCCGCTGCGTTTTAAACCCGGCGAACGCGCCGGGCGTGACCAGCAGGTGCGGGAAGCGGCGGCGCTGGTGCAGGTGACGGAATTGCTGGATCGCAAACCGTCGGCGCTGTCCGGCGGCCAGCAGCAGCGGGTGGCGCTGGCGCGGGCGTTGGTTAAGCGGCCGTCGCTGTTGCTGCTGGACGAGCCGTTGTCCAACCTCGACGCCACCTTGCGCATGACGATGCGCACCGAGCTGAAAGCGATTCACGCCCGCTCGCGCGCCACCACGCTGATGGTGACGCACGATCAGCTGGAAGCCATGACGCTGGCCAGCCGCATTATCTGTATGAATCAGGGGCGGGTGGAGCAGACAGGCACCCCGCAACAGCTCTATCGTCAGCCTGCCAATACCTTTGTCGCCGGCTTTATCGGCTCGCCGCCTATCTGCCTGCTGCCGGGACAGGCCAGCGGTTATCAATTGACGGTGGGCGAAACACGCTGGGGGTTGTCATCGATGTATCACGGCGCGCTGACGCTCGGCATCCGGCCGGAAGACGTCGCCCTGACGCCGCCGGGCGTCGGCTCGCTGTTTGGGCGCATCGAACACATTGAACCGATGGGGCGGGAAATCTTGTACCGCCTGTACACGCCGCTCGGCCCGTTGCAGGCGCTGGTGGCCGGTTCGACGGCGCAGTATGACGCGGGGATGTGCGTCGGGGTGTCGCTGTCGGCAGAAACATTGTTGCTGTTTGGTGCCGACGGCAATCGTCTTGCTGATGTCGGTGTGGTGCTGTCCGCCGATGTGTTTTCCGCCTGCCGGACGGCAGGTTAATCTCCCTATCTACCAACAGGTTGCCTCATGCTCATTGTCAGTTACAACATTCAATACGGTCTTGGCCGCGATGGTCGTTACGATCTGGCTCGCATTGCCGATGAAGTGCGCGGTGCGGATATCATCTGTATGCAGGAAGTGGAACGCTTCTGGCAACGCTCCGGCATGACTGATCAACCGGCGGAGCTGGCGGCGCTGCTGGGCGAGTATCACTGGGTGTACGGCGCCAATCTGGACATGGACGCCAGCACCGTGGCGGCGGACGGCCGGGTTGTCAATCGTCGTCGCCAGTTCGGCACCCTGACGCTGTCCCGCTGGCCGATTCTCTCCAGCCGTAACTTTCCGCTGCCGAAATTCGGCACCCTGACTCAGCACTCTATTCAGCAAGGCGTGCTGGAAACGGTTGTCGACACCGGCGCCGGGGCGATCCGCGTTTATAACACCCATCTCAGCCATCTGTGCGCCGATACCCGGTTGCCGCAGGTGGAGGCGATGCTGGCGCTTTTCGCCCGCGCCCCGGATGAAGGCGGCGCCTGGTGCGGCGGCCATCCGGACCCGACCTCGGGCTGGACCGAAGGTCGGATGCCGCTGATGCCGCTGGAGATGATCCTGATGGGGGACTTGAACTGCCTGCCGGACAGCGAGGAGTACAGCCGTCTGATTGGGCCGGTATCGCCGCATCACGGCCGGTTGGTTCGTCACCGCGGGTTGATGGATGCCTGGGTCGCCGCCGGCCAGCCGGAGAACAGCGGCTCTACCCATCCGAATGTCGGCGGCCGTATCGATCACTGCCTGTTGACGCCGTCGCTGGGGCTGACGGTACGCCGCTGCTGGGCGGATACCGAAAATCAGGGCTCCGATCACCACCCGTTGTGGGTCGAGCTGCAATAACCGACGCGTCTGTCACCCGCGGTGGGGTCTGCGGGCGACAGGCAATTTAGGGTTATTTTATATTCATATTTTTTGAAAGATATCTGCAAATAAACCCGATTTTAACGTCGCGGCAACAGGTCTATTATCACTTCCATCGAAGGCGATAACGCCTCCTGAAAAGAATACTCACCCCATTCAACGTGAAGGATATTGACCATGAAAGCTATCAAAAATATTGTTGCAGTTATCGCTCTGGCTACCGTTTCTTTCGGCACCTTCGCTGCGACTACGTCCGCTGCTACCGAAGTTCAGCAGTCAGTCAGCCTGTCTGCCGGCACCGTCAGCGCGACCGCCGCTACGCTGGACGGCCTGCAAGCCAACCTGTCTGAAAAAGCGAACGCCGCCGGCGCCAAATCGTTCCGCATCATCTCCGCCACCTCCGGCGAAAACCAGATGCGCGGCGTCGCTGAGCTGTACAACTGATACTATCGATATTAATCATATCGATATCACGTGCAGCAATTATCTCTGTGAGCAATGGCCGCCTTCGGGCGGCTTTGTTGTTTGGAGGGAAAGATTTGCGGGGTAAATAGCGTTGGCATTTATACCGACAACCATCCTTTCAGGATATTAACCAGCACTGGTGCGTAAGGTTCCAGCCTGCCGTTCTGCGGGGAACTGAAATCGTTAATAACGGCTCTTAGCAGATCGTCGTCTTCCAACCCTTCGTCAGGATCGATACCGTTAGTCCATAACAGGCTGTCGATAAACTGTTTGCGTATCTCAATCAGCTTTTTGTTATGGGT is from Dickeya dianthicola NCPPB 453 and encodes:
- a CDS encoding ABC transporter ATP-binding protein, with protein sequence MAEIVLDGVTKAWGDTPVLHPVNLTLADGEFVAILGPSGCGKSTTLFLLAGLYAPTQGHILFDGQRVNGVDARDRNVGVVFQSYALYPHLSVYDNIAFPLRFKPGERAGRDQQVREAAALVQVTELLDRKPSALSGGQQQRVALARALVKRPSLLLLDEPLSNLDATLRMTMRTELKAIHARSRATTLMVTHDQLEAMTLASRIICMNQGRVEQTGTPQQLYRQPANTFVAGFIGSPPICLLPGQASGYQLTVGETRWGLSSMYHGALTLGIRPEDVALTPPGVGSLFGRIEHIEPMGREILYRLYTPLGPLQALVAGSTAQYDAGMCVGVSLSAETLLLFGADGNRLADVGVVLSADVFSACRTAG
- a CDS encoding endonuclease/exonuclease/phosphatase family protein; translation: MLIVSYNIQYGLGRDGRYDLARIADEVRGADIICMQEVERFWQRSGMTDQPAELAALLGEYHWVYGANLDMDASTVAADGRVVNRRRQFGTLTLSRWPILSSRNFPLPKFGTLTQHSIQQGVLETVVDTGAGAIRVYNTHLSHLCADTRLPQVEAMLALFARAPDEGGAWCGGHPDPTSGWTEGRMPLMPLEMILMGDLNCLPDSEEYSRLIGPVSPHHGRLVRHRGLMDAWVAAGQPENSGSTHPNVGGRIDHCLLTPSLGLTVRRCWADTENQGSDHHPLWVELQ
- a CDS encoding YdgH/BhsA/McbA family protein, which translates into the protein MKAIKNIVAVIALATVSFGTFAATTSAATEVQQSVSLSAGTVSATAATLDGLQANLSEKANAAGAKSFRIISATSGENQMRGVAELYN